In Terriglobales bacterium, a single genomic region encodes these proteins:
- a CDS encoding peroxiredoxin-like family protein has product RLVVAFYRGRWCPYCVAQLEALRDIAPEIQARGASLIAISPQTVQQSGFAAEQHELRFPVLSDASNRVARQFGVATSLPEYLQEHYKRVFINLPHCNGDTSWELPLPATFVLERDGRVLWRWADADFRRRAEPAAILEALSA; this is encoded by the coding sequence CGCCTGGTCGTCGCCTTCTATCGCGGGCGCTGGTGCCCCTACTGCGTGGCTCAGCTGGAGGCCCTGCGCGACATCGCGCCTGAGATCCAGGCCCGCGGGGCGTCGCTGATCGCCATCTCCCCGCAGACGGTGCAGCAATCCGGCTTCGCCGCCGAGCAGCACGAACTGCGCTTCCCGGTGCTGAGCGACGCCTCGAATCGCGTGGCCCGGCAGTTCGGCGTAGCTACTTCGCTGCCCGAATACCTGCAGGAGCATTACAAGCGCGTCTTCATCAACCTGCCGCACTGCAACGGGGACACGAGCTGGGAGCTGCCCCTGCCCGCGACCTTCGTCCTGGAGCGCGACGGCCGGGTGCTGTGGCGCTGGGCCGACGCCGACTTCCGCCGCCGCGCCGAGCCCGCCGCCATCCTCGAAGCGCTCAGCGCCTAG
- a CDS encoding DoxX family protein, protein MNPRVAPLAVPGLRWVLGLVVLVESCRFAFSSAAARSFAHTGLPLWLRPALGISEAVAALLFLLPAARLVGGYLLLGIFALAAAIHLLHGEYDVGPLLIYAMAALVCLSDEARR, encoded by the coding sequence ATGAACCCGCGTGTCGCGCCATTGGCAGTTCCGGGACTGCGCTGGGTGCTGGGCCTGGTGGTGCTGGTGGAGAGTTGCCGCTTCGCGTTCTCCTCCGCGGCTGCTCGCTCGTTTGCCCACACGGGACTGCCGCTCTGGCTGCGGCCTGCGCTCGGCATCAGCGAAGCGGTGGCGGCGCTACTCTTCCTGCTGCCCGCCGCCCGGCTGGTGGGCGGCTACTTGCTGCTGGGGATCTTCGCGCTGGCGGCGGCGATCCACCTGCTGCACGGAGAGTACGACGTGGGGCCGCTGCTGATCTATGCCATGGCGGCGCTGGTGTGCCTGAGCGACGAGGCTAGGCGCTGA